One stretch of Tenacibaculum sp. MAR_2010_89 DNA includes these proteins:
- a CDS encoding putative porin: MKKSFLVLFCVISVQLVFSQVRELDGGFGGLGGVNQNRDSLPGGEIDVELSGRTKYTDYKIISHKRDTTIIDTTLTIQKNYKFNFLRKDNFELLAFHNQGQTFNNLGYDFNTTSQFPDIGFRAKQFNYINIEDVKYYHVPTPTTEILYRGGLEQGQVLETLFTANFSKRLNVALTYKGIRSLGAYRRSLASTGNFRVSFHYVTPKGQYAIRGHAVNQDFTNQENGGLTAESLLNFLTDNPNFSGSRGRLDVELNDTESVLEGKRLFFEHTFKLLSSKDSLNNRDFSNLKVGHQFTRDSKYFEFKQVTPSDIFDTDRAVGVLNNQTDYLLYNNELFLDFNSKYVLGRFRVKTSYTNYDYGYKYLQNNLVGIANNKLKGSAISFGADWNGKINNFYVNATGSLTPGSGRLAGNNLYAEAYYKKDSLFTVKAKLRINNKLPNFNFLLHQSIYNKFNWENNFASTGTRILGGEIKSKWGNASVDLTNIDNYTYFDEQGLPKQHSGTVNYLKLKVSKEFSLGKFSLDNTLMYQKVASGGEVLRVPELVSRNTLYFSDNWFRGNPLFVQIGATFKYFSKYKANAYNPLLGEFTLQNTTDIGYPTIDLFFNGRVRRTRIYFKAENISSFFLDKNYLSAPSHPYRDFTIRFGVVWNWFI, encoded by the coding sequence ATGAAAAAAAGTTTCTTAGTATTATTTTGTGTAATAAGTGTGCAACTTGTTTTTTCTCAGGTTAGAGAATTAGATGGAGGTTTTGGAGGATTAGGAGGTGTTAATCAAAATAGAGATTCATTACCTGGAGGTGAAATTGATGTTGAGTTAAGTGGAAGAACAAAGTATACAGATTATAAAATTATTTCACATAAAAGGGATACTACTATTATTGATACAACTTTAACGATACAAAAAAACTATAAATTTAATTTTTTAAGGAAAGATAATTTTGAACTATTAGCATTTCATAACCAAGGACAGACTTTTAATAATTTAGGATATGATTTTAATACTACTTCTCAATTTCCTGATATAGGTTTTAGGGCAAAGCAATTTAATTATATAAATATTGAAGATGTAAAATATTATCATGTGCCTACCCCAACTACTGAAATTTTGTATAGAGGTGGTTTGGAACAAGGGCAGGTTTTAGAAACGTTGTTTACAGCAAACTTTTCCAAACGATTAAATGTGGCGTTAACGTATAAAGGAATACGGTCATTAGGTGCTTATAGGCGATCATTGGCTAGCACTGGAAATTTTAGAGTTTCTTTTCACTACGTAACACCAAAAGGGCAATACGCTATAAGAGGACATGCAGTAAATCAAGACTTTACAAATCAAGAGAATGGAGGATTAACAGCAGAATCGTTATTGAATTTTTTAACAGATAATCCTAATTTTAGCGGTAGTAGAGGTAGATTAGATGTTGAATTAAATGATACAGAAAGTGTTCTTGAAGGGAAGAGACTATTCTTCGAGCATACATTTAAATTACTCTCCTCAAAAGATTCACTTAATAATAGAGATTTTTCTAATTTAAAAGTAGGACACCAATTTACTAGAGATTCTAAATATTTTGAATTTAAACAAGTTACACCTTCAGATATATTTGACACTGATAGAGCAGTAGGGGTTTTAAACAACCAAACGGATTATTTACTTTATAATAATGAATTGTTTTTAGATTTTAACTCTAAATATGTCTTAGGACGTTTTAGAGTTAAGACAAGCTATACTAATTATGATTACGGGTATAAATATTTGCAGAATAATTTAGTTGGAATTGCAAACAATAAATTAAAAGGTAGTGCTATTTCATTTGGAGCAGATTGGAACGGGAAAATAAATAATTTTTATGTAAATGCTACAGGTTCTTTAACCCCTGGAAGTGGAAGATTAGCTGGAAATAATTTATATGCCGAAGCATATTATAAAAAAGATAGTTTATTTACTGTTAAAGCAAAACTTAGGATTAATAATAAATTACCTAATTTTAATTTCTTACTGCATCAAAGTATTTATAATAAGTTTAATTGGGAAAATAATTTTGCTTCTACTGGAACTAGAATTTTAGGAGGAGAGATTAAAAGTAAATGGGGAAATGCTTCTGTTGATTTAACCAATATAGATAATTATACTTATTTTGATGAACAAGGGCTTCCAAAGCAACATTCAGGAACTGTTAATTATTTAAAATTAAAGGTATCAAAAGAATTTTCATTAGGTAAATTTTCGCTAGATAATACCCTAATGTATCAAAAAGTAGCAAGTGGAGGTGAAGTGTTAAGAGTACCAGAATTGGTAAGTAGAAATACATTGTATTTTTCGGATAACTGGTTTAGAGGAAACCCTCTTTTTGTTCAAATAGGAGCTACTTTTAAATACTTTTCAAAATATAAGGCTAATGCATATAATCCATTACTTGGAGAATTTACGTTGCAAAACACCACTGATATTGGGTATCCAACTATTGATTTATTTTTTAACGGTAGGGTTAGAAGAACTCGAATATATTTTAAAGCAGAAAACATAAGCTCATTTTTCCTTGACAAGAACTACTTATCTGCTCCTTCTCATCCTTATCGTGATTTTACAATTCGTTTTGGAGTAGTTTGGAACTGGTTTATTTAA
- a CDS encoding UpxY family transcription antiterminator, whose product MNYTSGWHVIYVKSRWEKKVYESLKEICLDTFFPQIKTLKQWSDRKKVILKPLLPSYLFVNLNSPTEFHKALSVNGVCSYIRFGKEYARVTENEIEKMKLLVSDQNITGIEVNTELPKIGEVRKITNGPLNGLECEILKINSTNKIIVRIDSLRQNFIATLPISYMNQLENV is encoded by the coding sequence ATGAACTACACTAGCGGTTGGCATGTAATATATGTCAAATCTCGTTGGGAAAAAAAGGTATATGAGTCTCTAAAAGAGATTTGTTTAGATACTTTTTTTCCACAAATTAAAACACTTAAACAATGGAGCGATAGGAAAAAAGTAATTTTAAAGCCATTACTTCCGTCTTACTTATTTGTTAATTTAAATTCTCCTACTGAATTCCATAAAGCATTGTCAGTTAATGGTGTATGCTCTTATATCCGTTTTGGTAAAGAGTACGCAAGAGTTACAGAAAATGAAATAGAAAAAATGAAATTATTAGTAAGTGATCAAAACATTACAGGAATTGAAGTTAATACAGAATTGCCAAAAATAGGAGAGGTTAGAAAAATAACTAACGGTCCTTTAAATGGTTTAGAGTGTGAAATTTTAAAAATAAATAGTACTAATAAAATTATTGTACGGATAGATTCATTACGACAAAATTTTATAGCAACATTACCTATAAGTTATATGAATCAACTTGAAAACGTATAA